In a single window of the Candidatus Eisenbacteria bacterium genome:
- the recJ gene encoding single-stranded-DNA-specific exonuclease RecJ: LCLTYATLLANRGFQTTTEVREFLEPSLTRLLDAFQMKDMDLATERIWRAVDEREMILVYGDYDVDGITSTTLLTSALTRVGAKVEYFIPDRIRDGYGFSMRGVEVAKRRRARLVITADCGITATAEVRAAREHGIEVIVTDHHEPLGELPEAVAILNPKRRDCRYPFKELAGVGVVLKLVQGLVASRPGALPQDFVHDHLDLVALGTIADVVPLRGENRIFAKMGLDRICESTKPGIVALKEVAGLRARRVESGHVAYILAPRINAAGRLGNAESGVRLLLATDMAEAMTIAESLEEDNTNRKKIDEETLEDALEQLRRMGPELPPAIVLWSDRWHPGVLGIVASRLMERFHRPTVLISADEDEGKGSGRSIPGFDVCQALQECREHLIGFGGHSYAAGLTIRAEQMSDFRDRLCKVVTSRLDPDDYVPKLSIDGPLALEECNEDLVTFLDRLSPFGIGNAEPLFIADDVRLAAPPMVVSRNHLKLSLRQNGRDLDCIGFGMGHLAGPIQADAGRVSIAFVPTINVWQNRARLQLKLRDIQIR, from the coding sequence GGCTCTGTCTCACCTACGCGACGCTCCTCGCGAACCGGGGGTTCCAGACCACCACCGAGGTCCGCGAGTTCCTCGAGCCCTCGCTGACGCGTCTCCTCGACGCCTTCCAGATGAAGGACATGGATCTCGCCACCGAGCGGATCTGGAGGGCGGTCGACGAGCGGGAGATGATCCTGGTCTACGGGGATTACGACGTGGACGGGATCACCTCGACCACGCTCCTCACGTCGGCGCTCACGCGCGTGGGGGCGAAGGTCGAATACTTCATCCCCGACCGGATCCGGGACGGCTACGGGTTCTCGATGCGCGGAGTCGAGGTCGCGAAGCGCCGACGCGCGCGTCTCGTGATCACCGCCGACTGCGGCATCACCGCCACGGCCGAGGTGCGCGCGGCGCGCGAGCACGGGATCGAGGTGATCGTCACGGACCACCACGAGCCCCTGGGCGAGCTTCCCGAGGCCGTCGCGATCCTGAACCCCAAGCGCCGCGACTGCCGGTATCCGTTCAAGGAGCTGGCCGGCGTGGGCGTGGTGCTCAAGCTCGTGCAGGGGCTGGTCGCCTCGCGTCCCGGAGCGCTTCCGCAGGACTTCGTTCACGACCATCTCGATCTCGTCGCGCTCGGGACGATCGCGGACGTGGTGCCGCTTCGCGGCGAGAATCGCATCTTCGCGAAGATGGGACTCGACCGGATCTGCGAATCCACGAAGCCCGGGATCGTGGCGCTGAAGGAAGTGGCCGGACTGCGCGCGCGGCGTGTCGAGAGCGGTCATGTGGCGTACATCCTGGCGCCCCGCATCAACGCCGCGGGGAGGCTGGGGAACGCGGAGTCGGGCGTCAGGCTCCTCCTCGCGACCGACATGGCCGAGGCCATGACGATCGCGGAGAGCCTCGAGGAGGACAACACGAACCGGAAGAAGATCGACGAGGAGACGCTCGAGGACGCGCTGGAGCAGCTCCGGCGCATGGGGCCCGAGCTTCCGCCCGCGATCGTGCTCTGGTCCGACCGCTGGCATCCCGGCGTCCTCGGCATCGTCGCGTCGCGGCTCATGGAGCGCTTCCACCGTCCCACGGTGCTCATCTCGGCCGACGAGGACGAAGGGAAGGGCTCGGGCCGCAGCATCCCGGGTTTCGACGTGTGCCAGGCGCTCCAGGAGTGTCGCGAGCACCTGATCGGGTTCGGCGGGCACAGCTACGCGGCGGGGCTCACGATCCGCGCGGAGCAGATGTCCGACTTCCGGGACCGGCTCTGCAAGGTCGTCACGAGCCGGCTCGATCCCGACGACTACGTTCCGAAGCTCTCGATCGACGGCCCGCTCGCGCTCGAGGAGTGCAACGAGGACCTCGTCACCTTCCTCGACCGGCTCTCCCCGTTCGGGATCGGGAACGCGGAGCCCCTCTTCATCGCCGACGACGTCCGGCTCGCCGCGCCACCCATGGTCGTGAGCCGCAACCACTTGAAGCTGAGCCTCCGGCAGAACGGCCGCGACCTCGACTGCATCGGGTTCGGGATGGGCCATCTCGCGGGCCCCATCCAGGCCGACGCCGGGCGCGTCTCGATCGCGTTCGTTCCCACGATCAACGTCTGGCAG